The following nucleotide sequence is from Thermodesulfobacteriota bacterium.
ATGGTGCCATGCTCCTTCTGCGAGGATTTGGTCTCTACCATAAATCTTCAAATTCAAAGTGTCAAGTGAGAGGATTACAAAAATGAGCGCTATGATTTAATTTGGGAATTCACCGTAGCTTGCTAGAGCGTTACAACTACTATATTGTCATCTGGGTTGCTGTTCCCTAACTATACTCCCTTGCTACGCCCCCACTGCACAGACTCTATGGTTACATCCGGTCCCGGCGAAGTAATCTATTTAGATTCCTCACAAGTTCACTCACATTCGTTCGGGACAGGGGTGAGAAATCTTAGACTTCGAGAAATGATACTTTTTCAGATTGCTTTGTCACAGCGTCTATCCCTACGCTTTCCCTCCTTAGTTTTTTCTAATTATAAGAAGGGAACCGTTTATACTTAACCCCTTTTTAACATAATTCCTCAGGACAGATTCTAAGTGAAATCTGAGGACTCATGGCAATGTTCCTCTATTTAACCGGGACCAAGACGCCATAATTGTATGACCATACTCTACCGCTTCTCGAGATGTAGTTGATTCAGGTAACTGAAATATTTGCGTTGTGTTATATTATCAAACTACATTATCCAGACTCGGTAAAGATGACAGGGCGGAAATACTTGGTGAAAGTAGCAGTTCTGGTTTTAATCCTTTTGGGCTGGGGGCTTTTCTTCTTCCAGTACTTCCAAGCCAGCAACAGAGACGTATACCACGGCATTCTTTATAAAAAGGAAGCACCCAGTTTTACTCTTACCGCGCATGACGGGAAGAAGGCGACCCTCTCCCAGTTTCGGGGTAAAGTTACCCTTATCGTCTGGGGATACACCCACTGCCCGGATATATGTCCGTTAACCCTTTCCATGCTCAGGGGTGTGATGAATGAGCTCGGCCAAAAGCAAGACCAGGTTCAGGTTTTGTATATAACGGTTGACCCGGAGAGGGATACGGTGGAAAGGTTAAGAGCTTACATCCCCCACTTCCATGAGAGTTTTATCGGACTGACCGGGACAAATCAGGACATAGAAAAGGTAGCTAAGGATTACGATGTTTTTTACATCAATCACGGCGATTCTTACGGGAGGAGCGAGTTCGATACCTGGGCAGAATATCAAATGACCCACACCAGTACTATCTACCTGGTGGACCAAGAGGGTAAATTATTCATGACATATCCTTACAATAAATTCGACTCGAAGGGTATAGCGCAGGATATAAAGAAGGTCTTGAATAACTAAAGCACGTTAACGCACTGCACGCGTTATGTCATGCCCGAATGTATTAATCGGGCATCCAAAAACGAGCAAATTAGATGGATTCCCACTTCCGTGGGAATGACGTATAGCCGTCGACAAACTAGCTCTTATAAAAAAAATGCTGCTCGATTATGTATAACTCGGGTATCCAGGAGGGGATATTAAATGGTTAAATGGCCGGAAGTTATATTGAGTATAACTTTACTTATCCTTATTCCCCTCGTGTCGCTGGGGGCTTCGAAGATCGAGGTTAAGAAGCCCTGGGTAATGGAGGTTCCCCCCGTCTCGACCGTGACAGCGGTATATATGGTAATAGAAAATAGCGGCGACGAGGACGACAGGCTTATCGGAGTGAGCACGGGCGCTGCGGATAGTGCTGAAATTCATACCACGGCGGTCGACGAAAGGAGCATCGTCAGTATGAAGAAATCCGCATCCTTAGACATACCCTCCGGCGGTGTTGTTGAGTTAAAACCGGGCGGGTCTCACATCATGTTGATAGGGTTGGAGAAGCCCCTCGAAAAAGGAGGTCAGGTGGAACTTGACCTCAAATTCGAGAAATTCGGTGCGGTCAAGGTGCGCGCTTTTGTGATGGGTATGGACAGCGGCGAATTGCATGGTCATTAGTTGGTTAACCGGATAGCCCTCTATATGTCCTGTCTGAGCCTTTTATCTGCGGCCTCAAATTAGGGTTTTCGTTGCTTCCCTGTTCCGGTACTTCTCCAAACATTAAAAGCTCGGCTTCAAACAAACTTATCCAAAATAAGTGATTACTTCGCCACAAAAGAAAGGATAGAATTTTTTGAGGTATTCGCCCTTCGACTCCGTCCTTCGTCAAGCTCAGGACGAACGGGTCTTTTATTCATGATTATTTTGGACAGTAGTGAGCTTCAAATTTGGTTAAGTTCTGTAAAATGCCCCTTGACATAAATATCGCCAATATGCTATAAACTACAAAAAATGTAGTAGTCGTTAAGGATGGGGATATGATGTCTGGTTGTTATTTCTTTGATTATCTAAACAATTTAAAGAAGTACAACTAGCGTCAAGTAATTGTTACCTTCCTCAGGCGCTCCATTAAGCCTCCTTTTCCGCTAATATCCTCGTCGGTATCATGAAACGTTCTTTGTCGGTGCTTTTAACTTGTGAAATGGTGATGACAGGAAATAGTGAGTAAACGTGCACACAGGCTATTGATTGTGTGTAGTGAATTTTTACTCTCATTTTATAATTCTTTTGAAATTAATGTTAAAGGAGGCAATCCATGGAGGAATCAAAAGCGGCTCGTATGGCAGAGAGGGCCACTGAGCCGGGATGCGGGATCGGTAGCCCCAACAGCGACGGACAAATCAGGATTAGAGTTTTGCTTGGATTGATATTCCTGTTAGCGTTTTCTCTCTCTTCTTGTTTCGATTTCTGGGACGATGATGGCGGCGGCAAGAAGGAGACCTTTCAGAATCCGGAGGAAATATCCAGCGTAAACGGCGTGCTGGACACTACGCTGGTTGTTGATTTTGCGGAATTCAGGATAGGAAACAGAAGGGTTACAGCCAGGGTTTATAATGGGTCTTTTACCCCGCCAACCTTACGGGTTTTCCCCGGGGATTTAATAAGGATCAGGCTTGAGAACCTTATCGACCAAATGACCAGCCTGCATACCCACGGACTCAACGTTTCTCCGCTTAGCCCAGGGGATAACATTTTTATCATGATAACGCCCAATTCGGCATTCGACTATGAGATTCAGCTACCCGACGAGCACCCCGAAGGAACCTTTTACTATCACCCTCACTTATACGGCTTAACTGAATTTCAAATAATGAGCGGTATGTCCGGTACCCTGATCGTCGAAGGACTGCTCGATCCCTTCCCCCAGCTTCAAGGCATCCGAGAATTGGTAATGAATTTAAAGGACATTCAGATAGACTCGGACGGCCAGGTCCCTATGGATATCGACCCCGGTGCTCCGACCCATATCACCCTGAACGGCCAGATAAACCCGAGGATCAGGATTCGTCCCGGAGAGACACAGTTATGGCGGATAGCCAATATTGGGGCGGATCATTATTATCCCCTGGTGCTGGAAGGTATGCCCATGTACATAATAGCCCGGGACGGGAATCGTCAAAACCAGCTAGTGACCATACCCCCTGGTCAAACCTTTCTGTTACCGGTAAGTTCCCGTATCGATGTGTTGGTACAGGGTGGGCCCAAAGGGACTTATCGGTTCAGGACTTTGCCATTCAATACCGGACCGGTTGGCGACAATTACGAAGGGGCTACACTTGCCACTGTGGAATCAAGGGGAAATGCGGTGGACCTTATTCCACTTCCTGACCCATCCCAATTCCCGCCTTTAGAGAATTTATGTAATCAGCCTGTCGATGAAGAAAGGACTATAGTGTTTTCCGAGAGTGAAGACGGCAATACCTTCTTCATAGACGGAAAGGAGTTCGACCCGGATCGAATAGATACCACGGTAAGTGTGGGCACTTTGGAGAGGTGGACGGTGCTGAATGCCTCCGAGGAGCTGCATGTCTTCCACATTCACCAAACGGATTTTCAAGTCTGCTCGATAAACGGAGTACCCCAGCCTTTCGTCGGCTACCAGGATACGGTTAATCTACCTTATGAGGGACAAGACCCGGACTTGGAAGGCCCGGGCGAAGTGGAGATCGTAATCAACTTTAGGGACCCGATAATCGCGGGGAAGTTCGTCTACCACTGCCACATCGGCGAGCACGAGGATAACGGTATGATGGCAGTGATTGAGGCTGTTGATTAAAAAGAATATGGTCATTGATTGAATCCATGATCTCTATCATGTTTTTCCTTTTGCCTTGGGGTGTGTTCGGAAAGAAACATATCCCAAGGCATTTTCACAGATAATGCCTAAAAGTTGCTTCTGGTTGATATAACAGCAATTCCAAATTATCTTTCAATCATGTACTTGTCCAAAATAAGGGATTGATTGTCGGAGTTGGACTGAT
It contains:
- a CDS encoding SCO family protein — its product is MKVAVLVLILLGWGLFFFQYFQASNRDVYHGILYKKEAPSFTLTAHDGKKATLSQFRGKVTLIVWGYTHCPDICPLTLSMLRGVMNELGQKQDQVQVLYITVDPERDTVERLRAYIPHFHESFIGLTGTNQDIEKVAKDYDVFYINHGDSYGRSEFDTWAEYQMTHTSTIYLVDQEGKLFMTYPYNKFDSKGIAQDIKKVLNN
- a CDS encoding copper chaperone PCu(A)C; translated protein: MVKWPEVILSITLLILIPLVSLGASKIEVKKPWVMEVPPVSTVTAVYMVIENSGDEDDRLIGVSTGAADSAEIHTTAVDERSIVSMKKSASLDIPSGGVVELKPGGSHIMLIGLEKPLEKGGQVELDLKFEKFGAVKVRAFVMGMDSGELHGH
- a CDS encoding multicopper oxidase family protein — protein: MEESKAARMAERATEPGCGIGSPNSDGQIRIRVLLGLIFLLAFSLSSCFDFWDDDGGGKKETFQNPEEISSVNGVLDTTLVVDFAEFRIGNRRVTARVYNGSFTPPTLRVFPGDLIRIRLENLIDQMTSLHTHGLNVSPLSPGDNIFIMITPNSAFDYEIQLPDEHPEGTFYYHPHLYGLTEFQIMSGMSGTLIVEGLLDPFPQLQGIRELVMNLKDIQIDSDGQVPMDIDPGAPTHITLNGQINPRIRIRPGETQLWRIANIGADHYYPLVLEGMPMYIIARDGNRQNQLVTIPPGQTFLLPVSSRIDVLVQGGPKGTYRFRTLPFNTGPVGDNYEGATLATVESRGNAVDLIPLPDPSQFPPLENLCNQPVDEERTIVFSESEDGNTFFIDGKEFDPDRIDTTVSVGTLERWTVLNASEELHVFHIHQTDFQVCSINGVPQPFVGYQDTVNLPYEGQDPDLEGPGEVEIVINFRDPIIAGKFVYHCHIGEHEDNGMMAVIEAVD